The Eubacteriaceae bacterium Marseille-Q4139 genome has a window encoding:
- the rpoC gene encoding DNA-directed RNA polymerase subunit beta', producing MPETNETYQPMTFDAIRIGLASPEKILEWSHGEVKKPETINYRTLKPEKDGLFCERIFGPSKDWECHCGKYKKIRYKGVICDRCGVEVTKASVRRERIGHIALAAPVSHIWYFKGIPSRMGLILDISPRVLEKVLYFASYIVLDAGTTGLQLKQVLSEKEYRDAVEKYGYGTFRVGMGAEAIQELLQAIDLEKDSEDLRKALADSTGQKRARIIKRLEVVEAFRNSGNKPEWMIMNVIPVIPPDLRPMVQLDGGRFATSDLNDLYRRIINRNNRLARLLELGAPDIIVRNEKRMLQEAVDALIDNGRRGRPVTGPGNRALKSLSDMLKGKQGRFRQNLLGKRVDYSGRSVIVVGPELKIYQCGLPKEMAIELFKPFVMKELVANGTAHNIKNAKKMVERLQPEVWDVLEDVIKEHPVMLNRAPTLHRLGIQAFEPILVEGKAIKLHPLVCTAFNADFDGDQMAVHLPLSVEAQAECRFLLLSPNNLLKPSDGGPVAVPSQDMVLGIYYLTQDRPGAEGEGKFFKSPNEAILAYENGVVTLHARIKVRVTKTMPDGRTLTGVVETTVGRILFNEIIPQDLGFVDRSIPGNELKPEIDFLVKKKQLKQILEKVINTHGAIQTAITLDDIKAIGYKYSTRAAMTVSISDMTVPASKKQLLADAEATVDRIAKNFRRGLITEEERYKEVIDTWKETDDQLTHDLLTGLDKYNNIFMMADSGARGSDKQIKQLAGMRGLMADTTGHTIELPIKSNFREGLDVLEYFISAHGARKGLSDTALRTADSGYLTRRLVDVSQDLIIRETDCCEGKEIPYMEIKAFADGKETIESLEERLTGRYIAETIVDPDTGEVVVKANHMCTPKRAHAVMEVLQKLGRDSVKIRTVLTCKCHIGVCAKCYGANMATGQPVQVGEAVGIIAAQSIGEPGTQLTMRTFHTGGVAGGDITQGLPRVEELFEARRPKGLAIIAEFGGVVAIKDTKKKREIIVTDNETGNSKTYLIPYGSRIKVQDGQVLEAGDELTEGSINPHDLLKIKGVRAVQDYMIREVQRVYRLQGVEINDKHVEMIVRQMLKKIRIEESGDSDVLPGTSMDVLEFNEMNEALEAEGKKPAEGKQVMLGITKASLATDSFLSAASFQETTKVLTEAAINGKVDHLIGLKENVIIGKLIPAGTGMKRYRDIRLGNDKVEEEPEEIQEFSEEPLEDAPIGEAEEIILNEDDTQEI from the coding sequence ATGCCTGAGACAAATGAAACTTATCAGCCGATGACATTTGACGCGATCCGCATCGGACTTGCTTCTCCGGAAAAGATCCTGGAATGGTCCCACGGCGAGGTTAAAAAGCCGGAAACCATCAATTACAGGACGTTAAAGCCGGAAAAGGACGGCCTGTTCTGCGAGCGGATCTTCGGACCGAGCAAGGACTGGGAGTGTCACTGCGGGAAATATAAGAAGATCAGATACAAGGGCGTTATCTGCGACCGCTGCGGCGTCGAGGTGACGAAGGCAAGCGTGCGCCGCGAGCGTATCGGACACATTGCTCTGGCCGCCCCGGTCTCCCATATCTGGTACTTTAAGGGGATCCCGAGCCGTATGGGCCTGATTCTCGATATCTCCCCGAGAGTCCTGGAGAAAGTCCTTTACTTTGCATCGTATATCGTACTGGATGCCGGAACGACCGGCCTTCAGTTAAAGCAGGTGCTCTCCGAGAAAGAGTACCGTGATGCCGTTGAGAAATACGGCTACGGCACCTTCCGCGTAGGAATGGGCGCCGAGGCCATCCAGGAGCTTTTGCAGGCCATCGACCTGGAAAAAGATTCCGAGGATTTAAGAAAAGCTTTGGCAGATTCCACCGGCCAGAAGCGGGCGCGCATCATCAAGCGCCTCGAGGTGGTTGAGGCCTTCCGCAATTCCGGAAACAAGCCGGAGTGGATGATTATGAACGTGATCCCGGTAATCCCGCCGGATCTCCGCCCGATGGTACAGCTTGACGGCGGCCGTTTCGCAACATCCGACTTAAATGACCTTTACAGAAGAATCATCAACAGAAACAACCGTCTCGCAAGGCTCCTTGAGCTTGGCGCGCCGGATATCATCGTAAGAAACGAGAAGAGAATGCTCCAGGAGGCCGTTGACGCCCTGATCGACAACGGCAGGAGAGGGCGCCCCGTAACGGGCCCCGGAAACCGTGCCTTAAAGTCCCTTTCCGACATGTTAAAGGGAAAACAGGGACGTTTCCGTCAGAACCTTCTCGGAAAACGTGTTGACTACTCGGGACGTTCCGTTATCGTCGTCGGGCCGGAGCTTAAGATTTACCAGTGCGGCCTCCCGAAGGAGATGGCCATCGAGCTTTTCAAGCCCTTCGTTATGAAGGAGCTTGTGGCAAACGGGACTGCCCACAATATCAAAAACGCGAAAAAGATGGTGGAGCGTCTCCAGCCCGAGGTTTGGGATGTGCTGGAAGACGTCATCAAGGAGCACCCGGTTATGTTAAACCGTGCGCCTACCCTGCACCGTCTTGGAATCCAGGCCTTCGAGCCGATCCTGGTAGAAGGCAAGGCCATCAAGCTTCATCCGCTTGTTTGTACCGCCTTCAACGCCGACTTCGACGGCGACCAGATGGCCGTACACCTTCCGCTTTCCGTAGAAGCCCAGGCGGAGTGCCGGTTCCTCTTACTTTCGCCCAACAACCTGTTAAAGCCGTCGGACGGCGGCCCCGTTGCCGTTCCGTCTCAGGATATGGTTCTCGGTATCTACTACCTGACCCAGGACCGTCCCGGCGCAGAAGGCGAAGGCAAGTTCTTCAAGAGCCCCAATGAGGCGATTCTGGCCTATGAAAACGGCGTCGTGACGCTGCATGCAAGAATCAAGGTGCGCGTGACGAAGACCATGCCGGACGGACGGACGCTGACCGGCGTTGTGGAAACCACCGTCGGCCGTATCCTGTTCAATGAGATCATTCCGCAGGATCTCGGCTTTGTGGATCGTTCCATCCCGGGCAACGAGTTAAAGCCGGAAATCGACTTCCTCGTAAAGAAAAAACAGTTAAAGCAGATCCTTGAGAAAGTCATCAACACCCACGGGGCCATCCAGACGGCCATCACCTTAGACGACATCAAGGCCATCGGCTACAAATATTCCACAAGAGCGGCCATGACCGTATCCATTTCCGACATGACCGTTCCGGCTTCCAAGAAGCAGCTTCTTGCAGACGCCGAGGCAACCGTTGACCGGATTGCCAAGAACTTCCGCCGCGGCCTCATCACTGAGGAGGAGCGGTACAAAGAGGTTATCGACACCTGGAAGGAGACTGACGACCAGCTTACCCATGACCTTCTGACAGGTCTTGACAAATACAACAACATCTTCATGATGGCGGACTCCGGAGCCCGTGGTTCCGATAAGCAGATCAAACAGCTTGCCGGTATGCGAGGCCTCATGGCAGATACGACGGGACACACCATCGAGCTCCCGATCAAGTCCAACTTCCGTGAAGGTCTTGACGTACTGGAGTACTTCATTTCCGCACACGGCGCCAGAAAAGGCCTTTCCGATACGGCTCTCCGTACGGCCGACTCCGGATATCTGACGAGACGTCTCGTTGACGTTTCCCAGGATCTCATCATCCGTGAGACCGACTGCTGCGAGGGCAAGGAAATCCCGTACATGGAGATCAAGGCGTTCGCGGACGGAAAAGAGACCATCGAGAGCCTGGAAGAGCGTCTGACAGGCCGCTATATCGCAGAGACCATCGTTGACCCGGATACGGGCGAGGTGGTTGTGAAGGCGAACCACATGTGTACGCCGAAGCGCGCCCATGCCGTCATGGAAGTGCTTCAGAAATTAGGAAGAGATTCCGTGAAGATCCGTACCGTCTTAACGTGCAAGTGCCACATCGGTGTCTGCGCCAAGTGCTACGGCGCCAACATGGCGACGGGCCAGCCGGTTCAGGTGGGCGAGGCAGTCGGCATCATTGCAGCCCAGTCCATCGGTGAGCCGGGTACCCAGCTTACCATGCGTACCTTCCATACGGGCGGCGTTGCCGGCGGCGATATCACACAGGGTCTTCCGCGTGTCGAGGAGCTTTTCGAGGCAAGACGTCCGAAGGGACTTGCGATCATCGCAGAGTTCGGCGGCGTAGTTGCCATCAAGGATACAAAGAAGAAGCGCGAGATTATCGTGACCGACAACGAGACTGGCAACTCCAAGACCTACCTGATCCCCTACGGATCCAGGATCAAGGTTCAGGACGGCCAGGTTTTAGAGGCCGGCGACGAGCTGACAGAAGGAAGCATCAACCCGCATGACCTCTTAAAGATCAAGGGCGTCCGCGCCGTACAGGATTACATGATCCGCGAGGTACAGCGTGTCTACCGTCTCCAGGGCGTTGAGATCAACGACAAGCACGTGGAGATGATTGTGCGCCAGATGTTAAAGAAGATCCGCATCGAGGAGAGCGGAGATTCCGATGTCCTTCCGGGAACATCCATGGATGTGCTGGAGTTCAACGAGATGAACGAAGCTCTGGAGGCAGAAGGCAAGAAGCCGGCAGAGGGCAAGCAGGTGATGCTCGGTATCACGAAGGCCTCTCTGGCAACCGACTCCTTCTTATCGGCGGCTTCCTTCCAGGAGACCACCAAGGTTCTGACCGAGGCGGCCATCAACGGCAAGGTTGACCACCTGATCGGCTTGAAAGAGAACGTCATCATCGGTAAGCTGATCCCGGCCGGTACGGGTATGAAGCGCTACCGCGACATCCGCCTTGGAAACGACAAGGTGGAGGAAGAGCCGGAGGAGATCCAGGAGTTTTCCGAGGAGCCCCTTGAGGACGCTCCCATCGGGGAAGCCGAGGAGATCATCTTAAACGAGGACGATACCCAGGAAATTTAA
- a CDS encoding cation transporter — protein MITLLSGIFIKNRDQTENGEVRRAYGMLCSLVGIGLNVLLFAGKYLAGVISGSIAITADAFNNLSDAGSSFITLVGFKFSGMKADAGHPFGHGRIEYISGFGVSMIIILMGAELFKSSVEKILHPEPVAAGTLSMAILVASIAVKLYMCLYNRSIGKKIGSEAMKATAMDSLSDSAATTAVLLSMGVTYVTGKNIDGWCGLLVAGFVLYAGYSAARDTLNPLLGEPPSAEFVEEIKSTVMAHPEILGIHDLVVHDYGPGRRMISLHGEVSGDCDIFEIHDVIDRIEKELNQKLGCESVIHMDPIEVNNKTVEETKAVLVNRLKERYPEISIHDFRMVQGPTHTNLIFDAVVPFGFPLSNDEVREGIERLVDETWENYFAVVQVEQSYV, from the coding sequence ATGATAACATTATTATCAGGTATCTTTATCAAAAACAGGGACCAGACGGAAAACGGCGAGGTGCGGCGCGCCTACGGGATGCTTTGCAGCCTGGTGGGCATCGGGCTCAACGTCCTTCTGTTTGCCGGAAAGTATCTGGCCGGTGTCATCAGCGGTTCCATCGCCATCACGGCCGATGCTTTCAATAACCTTTCCGACGCCGGTTCGTCATTCATCACGCTGGTGGGCTTCAAGTTTTCCGGGATGAAGGCGGATGCCGGCCATCCCTTTGGCCATGGGCGGATCGAGTACATATCCGGCTTCGGCGTGTCCATGATTATCATTCTCATGGGAGCCGAGCTGTTTAAAAGCTCGGTGGAAAAGATCCTGCACCCCGAGCCGGTGGCGGCCGGGACGCTTTCCATGGCGATTCTTGTGGCGTCCATCGCTGTGAAGCTTTACATGTGTTTATACAACCGTTCCATCGGAAAGAAAATCGGATCGGAGGCCATGAAGGCGACGGCCATGGACAGCTTAAGCGATTCTGCGGCGACGACTGCCGTGCTGCTTTCCATGGGCGTAACGTATGTGACAGGGAAGAATATCGACGGCTGGTGCGGCCTTCTCGTAGCCGGGTTTGTCCTTTATGCCGGATACAGTGCGGCAAGGGACACGTTGAACCCGCTTCTTGGCGAGCCGCCGTCGGCCGAGTTCGTGGAGGAGATTAAGAGCACGGTCATGGCCCATCCGGAAATTTTGGGGATTCACGACCTGGTTGTCCACGATTATGGCCCTGGAAGACGGATGATTTCGCTCCACGGCGAGGTGTCGGGCGACTGCGATATTTTTGAGATCCATGATGTCATCGACAGGATTGAAAAGGAGCTGAACCAGAAGTTAGGCTGTGAGTCGGTGATCCATATGGATCCCATCGAGGTCAACAATAAGACCGTGGAGGAGACGAAGGCCGTGCTGGTAAACCGGTTAAAGGAGCGGTACCCGGAGATTTCCATCCATGATTTCCGCATGGTGCAGGGGCCGACCCACACGAACCTGATTTTTGACGCCGTTGTGCCCTTCGGCTTTCCTCTGAGCAACGACGAGGTGAGAGAGGGGATTGAACGGCTGGTGGACGAGACATGGGAAAATTATTTTGCCGTCGTCCAGGTGGAACAGTCTTACGTTTAG
- a CDS encoding diaminopropionate ammonia-lyase, protein MNETITMYQGERKGGEAPEFLTKAEGDKVRAFHKSLSEYEQTPLVSLDSMAKKLGVGGIYVKDESKRFGLKAFKALGASYAIHCLLEEDAGEAGDMFCAEAVSDEGGTVHPAFPGGKGKVFVTATDGNHGKGVAWSAYKAGGRAFVFMPKGSRQCRVDAIAAIGETKVTVTDWNYDDTVRYAYQFARENGYYFVQDTGFDGYTRIPNLIAQGYMTMAQEALEQMEAAGAGLPTHVFLQAGVGTMAGGVLGYFVNVLGEKCPKAAIIEADESACVMASAKAGERVAIGGNPQTVMAGLNCGEVNLCIWPILKDFASFYVSCPDWVTELGMKSYAHPEGSDAPVVSGESGAVGLGLIMSLCTKPEYAEYRKAMGLDKSARILMFSTEGDTDPEHYAQVVKNA, encoded by the coding sequence ATGAATGAGACAATCACAATGTATCAGGGGGAGAGAAAAGGCGGCGAGGCGCCGGAGTTCCTGACTAAGGCCGAGGGGGACAAAGTCCGGGCGTTTCATAAGTCGCTTTCTGAGTATGAACAGACGCCGCTTGTTTCTCTGGATTCCATGGCGAAAAAGCTTGGCGTCGGCGGGATTTATGTAAAGGACGAGTCGAAGCGGTTCGGGCTCAAGGCTTTTAAGGCGCTTGGCGCGTCCTATGCGATCCACTGCCTGCTGGAAGAAGACGCCGGGGAAGCGGGAGACATGTTCTGCGCCGAGGCTGTTTCCGATGAGGGCGGGACGGTGCATCCGGCGTTTCCCGGCGGAAAGGGGAAGGTCTTTGTGACGGCCACCGACGGGAACCACGGGAAAGGCGTGGCCTGGTCGGCTTATAAGGCGGGCGGGCGTGCGTTCGTGTTCATGCCAAAGGGCTCCAGGCAGTGCCGGGTAGACGCCATCGCGGCCATCGGCGAGACGAAGGTGACGGTGACGGACTGGAACTACGACGATACGGTGCGGTATGCCTATCAGTTTGCGAGGGAGAACGGCTATTATTTCGTCCAGGATACGGGCTTTGACGGCTACACCAGGATCCCGAACCTGATCGCCCAGGGCTATATGACTATGGCCCAGGAGGCCCTTGAGCAGATGGAGGCGGCCGGCGCCGGGCTTCCGACCCATGTGTTCCTCCAGGCAGGCGTCGGCACCATGGCCGGAGGCGTTTTGGGATATTTTGTCAATGTCCTCGGAGAAAAGTGCCCGAAGGCGGCCATCATCGAGGCCGATGAGTCTGCCTGCGTCATGGCATCTGCAAAGGCCGGAGAGCGGGTCGCCATCGGCGGGAACCCGCAGACGGTCATGGCCGGATTAAACTGCGGCGAGGTGAACCTCTGCATCTGGCCGATTCTTAAAGATTTTGCATCGTTTTACGTTTCCTGCCCCGACTGGGTGACGGAGCTTGGGATGAAGTCCTATGCCCATCCGGAGGGGAGCGATGCGCCTGTTGTTTCCGGCGAGTCGGGAGCCGTGGGCCTGGGGCTTATCATGAGCCTCTGCACGAAGCCGGAATACGCGGAGTACCGGAAGGCCATGGGGCTTGATAAATCGGCGCGGATTTTGATGTTCTCCACGGAGGGCGATACGGATCCGGAGCACTACGCGCAGGTTGTAAAAAACGCGTAA